One Channa argus isolate prfri chromosome 15, Channa argus male v1.0, whole genome shotgun sequence DNA segment encodes these proteins:
- the emp2 gene encoding epithelial membrane protein 2, with protein MLIILAFIILFHLIGVVLLFVATIHNAWWVVTPVEGQAIYTDLWYSCNATCYPVEASHSSEAAYLQVVQAAMILGTILCCVSFFVFILQLFRLKQGERFIFTAIIQLLASLCVLTAASIYTAQKDTFHTDSLQDGSYSSSYILAWISFPVTLLSGLMYLVLRKRK; from the exons ATGTTGATCATCTTAGCCTTCATCATCCTCTTTCACCTGATTGGGGTCGTCCTGCTCTTCGTTGCAACCATCCACAAT GCGTGGTGGGTGGTGACACCAGTCGAAGGGCAAGCGATTTACACCGACCTGTGGTACTCCTGTAATGCCACCTGCTACCCAGTGGAGGCAAGCCATTCGTCTGAAGCTG CCTACTTACAGGTAGTCCAGGCTGCTATGATCCTGGGAACAATTTTATGCTGCGTCAGCTTCTTTGTCTTCATCCTTCAGCTCTTCAGGCtcaaacagggagagagattCATTTTCACTGCTATCATCCAGCTCTTGGCCT CTCTATGTGTGTTGACCGCCGCATCCATCTACACGGCTCAGAAAGACACCTTTCACACTGACAGTCTTCAGGATGGCTCGTATAGCTCTTCTTATATCCTGGCCTGGATCAGCTTCCCCGTGACTCTCCTCAGCGGCCTCATGTACCTGGTGCTCAGGAAGCGCAAATAG